In one window of Streptomyces showdoensis DNA:
- a CDS encoding phosphoribosylanthranilate isomerase codes for MFVKVCGLATTADIDVAAEAGADAIGLVISRTSVRGLDWDRAVALAAHVPSHVRSVLVVNDTAAADAARAANELGVDALQLHGTYTRADFDEAARTFPRLWRATSLNEKPDTRVGAYGEEVLLLDSPRAGSGARWDLSLLDAARPEGAWLLAGGLGPDNVAEAIRQADPWGVDVSSGVESAPGVKDHARIHAFVTAARTAAGRDHGQPQDRGREQDRGR; via the coding sequence GTGTTCGTCAAGGTGTGCGGGCTCGCCACGACCGCCGACATCGACGTGGCCGCGGAGGCCGGGGCGGACGCGATCGGCCTGGTGATCAGCCGGACCAGCGTCCGCGGCCTCGACTGGGACCGGGCGGTCGCCCTCGCGGCCCACGTGCCCTCCCACGTACGGTCCGTCCTCGTCGTCAACGACACGGCCGCCGCCGACGCCGCCCGCGCGGCGAACGAGCTCGGCGTCGACGCGCTCCAGCTGCACGGCACGTACACCAGGGCCGACTTCGACGAGGCGGCCCGCACCTTCCCCCGGCTTTGGCGGGCCACCTCCCTGAACGAGAAGCCCGACACCCGCGTCGGCGCCTACGGCGAGGAGGTGCTGCTGCTCGACTCGCCGCGCGCCGGATCCGGCGCCCGCTGGGACCTCTCCCTGCTCGACGCGGCCCGCCCCGAGGGCGCCTGGCTCCTCGCCGGCGGCCTCGGCCCCGACAACGTCGCCGAGGCGATCCGGCAGGCCGACCCCTGGGGCGTCGACGTCTCCAGCGGCGTGGAGTCCGCCCCCGGCGTCAAGGACCACGCCCGCATCCACGCCTTCGTCACGGCGGCGAGGACCGCGGCGGGCCGGGACCATGGACAGCCTCAGGACCGGGGCCGGGAGCAGGACCGGGGCCGGTAG
- a CDS encoding maleate cis-trans isomerase family protein, which translates to MTRLGILVIHNDPVPETEIWRTAPEGTSVHTARFECPRLDDAEYTGSTATLLADAPDVVRSLDFLGRLGVDRIAFCFGSPSFFGGEGFDAEFAEAALAHSHGTPVYTSGQALTEALAAVSVRRPLVVMPPWFTPPTHRAAEAYLTGHGVEEVFVHPFELGPEWAHVPPYNAFDEGARWAIDPDEVLRQTTAAFEATGGRADGVLVPGSGFRSQAVVPLLEKVLDVPVVTANQSVLWYGLRAAGEWGDERHGTLFGAR; encoded by the coding sequence ATGACCCGGCTGGGCATCCTCGTCATCCACAACGATCCCGTCCCCGAGACCGAGATCTGGCGGACGGCCCCGGAGGGCACCAGCGTCCACACCGCCCGCTTCGAGTGCCCGCGGCTCGACGACGCCGAGTACACCGGCAGCACGGCCACGCTGCTCGCCGACGCGCCCGACGTGGTCCGCTCGCTGGACTTCCTCGGCCGGCTCGGGGTCGACCGGATCGCGTTCTGCTTCGGCTCGCCGAGCTTCTTCGGCGGGGAGGGATTCGACGCCGAGTTCGCCGAGGCCGCCCTCGCGCACTCCCACGGCACGCCGGTGTACACCTCGGGCCAGGCCCTGACCGAGGCGCTGGCCGCCGTCTCCGTACGGCGCCCGCTGGTGGTGATGCCGCCCTGGTTCACCCCGCCGACGCACCGCGCCGCCGAGGCGTACCTGACGGGGCACGGCGTCGAGGAGGTGTTCGTCCACCCCTTCGAGCTCGGCCCGGAGTGGGCGCACGTCCCGCCGTACAACGCCTTCGACGAGGGTGCCCGCTGGGCGATCGACCCCGACGAGGTGCTGCGCCAGACCACCGCCGCCTTCGAGGCGACGGGCGGCCGGGCGGACGGGGTGCTCGTGCCCGGCAGCGGCTTCCGCAGCCAGGCGGTGGTCCCCCTCCTCGAGAAGGTGCTGGACGTCCCGGTCGTCACCGCCAACCAGTCCGTGCTCTGGTACGGGCTGCGCGCGGCGGGCGAGTGGGGCGACGAACGCCACGGCACGCTCTTCGGCGCGCGCTAG
- a CDS encoding MFS transporter — translation MTATLTSTPKRSVTGSLLTISAAQFLIALDFSVIFVAMPSMSADLDLSGSAMQWVVSAYSVFFAGFLILGGRIADRIGPRTLFIASLGLFGLASLAGGLAAGAAVLLLARAAQGVAAAALQPSILALLNTSFEAGRERTRAMAVWGTVGASGLAAGVVVGGLLTTVSWRWTFFVNLPFALICVLAAPRFLAQADVRTAKPLNVLSAVVCTATVLASVFGLTFAAGEGWAAPSTLISFAAAVVCLVVFVLRERSSSVPLIERSLRGTRTLLVGCGATALYMASVAGVEFYLVTLFLQENRDMAPLAAGIAFLPLAVCITLGNMIAGRIIPKVGVGISTPIAFLVGAAGLVLLALGVHQTSYWAGLLPGLIVSGLGHGMIYTSMFVGGTRDVDDANQGVAGALMTTSQYAGGALGVAVLVILLGDQPADSRFLPGFLLAAAIAVVGALWGWRGFAGLRGKDSAA, via the coding sequence ATGACAGCCACACTCACCTCCACACCGAAGCGGAGCGTCACGGGCAGCCTGCTGACCATCTCCGCCGCGCAGTTCCTGATCGCGCTGGACTTCTCCGTCATCTTCGTCGCCATGCCCAGCATGAGCGCGGACCTGGACCTGTCCGGGTCGGCGATGCAGTGGGTGGTCAGCGCCTACAGCGTGTTCTTCGCCGGCTTCCTGATCCTCGGCGGCCGGATCGCCGACCGGATCGGCCCCCGCACCCTGTTCATCGCCTCGCTCGGCCTCTTCGGCCTGGCCTCGCTGGCCGGCGGCCTCGCGGCCGGAGCGGCCGTGCTGCTGCTCGCCCGGGCCGCGCAGGGCGTCGCCGCCGCCGCGCTGCAGCCCTCGATCCTCGCCCTGCTGAACACCAGCTTCGAGGCGGGCCGGGAACGCACCCGGGCGATGGCCGTGTGGGGCACCGTCGGCGCCAGCGGTCTGGCCGCCGGAGTCGTCGTGGGCGGCCTGCTCACGACGGTGTCCTGGCGGTGGACCTTCTTCGTCAACCTGCCCTTCGCGCTGATCTGCGTGCTCGCCGCGCCGCGCTTCCTCGCCCAGGCGGACGTGCGCACGGCGAAGCCGCTGAACGTCCTCAGCGCCGTGGTGTGCACGGCGACCGTGCTCGCCTCGGTCTTCGGCCTCACCTTCGCCGCGGGCGAGGGCTGGGCCGCGCCGTCGACGCTGATCTCCTTCGCCGCCGCGGTGGTCTGCCTGGTGGTGTTCGTGCTGCGGGAGCGCAGCAGCTCCGTGCCGCTGATCGAGCGGTCGCTGCGCGGCACCCGCACCCTGCTCGTCGGCTGCGGCGCGACCGCGCTGTACATGGCCAGCGTGGCGGGCGTCGAGTTCTACCTGGTGACGCTCTTCCTCCAGGAGAACCGGGACATGGCCCCGCTCGCCGCCGGCATCGCCTTCCTGCCGCTGGCGGTCTGCATCACCCTCGGCAACATGATCGCCGGCAGGATCATCCCGAAGGTGGGGGTCGGGATCAGCACGCCGATCGCCTTCCTGGTCGGCGCGGCCGGTCTGGTGCTGCTCGCCCTCGGCGTCCACCAGACCTCGTACTGGGCCGGCCTGCTGCCGGGCCTGATCGTCTCCGGCCTGGGCCACGGCATGATCTACACCTCGATGTTCGTCGGCGGCACCCGGGACGTCGACGACGCCAACCAGGGCGTCGCGGGCGCCCTCATGACGACCAGTCAGTACGCGGGCGGCGCGCTCGGCGTGGCCGTCCTGGTCATCCTGCTGGGCGACCAGCCGGCCGACTCCCGCTTCCTGCCCGGCTTCCTGCTGGCCGCCGCCATCGCCGTGGTGGGCGCCCTGTGGGGCTGGCGGGGCTTCGCGGGCCTGCGCGGAAAGGACTCGGCGGCATGA
- a CDS encoding HAD family hydrolase has protein sequence MSAVLFDLDGTLLDTPSAIADTLHATLAERGRSASDARVRATIGRPLAASFAQLTELPEDHAEVTAAVELFRRLFREQAVPRARELVFPGIRALLEGLRDEGHQIAIVTSKIRPSAEELLKPAGLYELFHAVVCHGMAERGKPHPDLALLAARELGRGPEACVVVGDAVDDMRMARSAGMRAVGVTYGVATEEALHEAGAHTVVRSVDALTAVLGTLTAAPPSATPLPAPPLSAPPPTAPPLSAPH, from the coding sequence GTGAGCGCGGTCCTCTTCGACCTGGACGGCACCCTGCTCGACACGCCGTCCGCCATCGCCGACACCCTCCACGCGACCCTCGCCGAACGGGGCCGCAGCGCCTCCGACGCGCGGGTGCGGGCGACCATCGGCCGGCCGCTGGCCGCCTCCTTCGCCCAGCTGACGGAGCTGCCCGAGGACCACGCCGAGGTGACCGCCGCGGTCGAACTCTTCCGCCGCCTCTTCCGCGAGCAGGCCGTGCCGCGCGCCCGCGAGCTGGTCTTCCCCGGCATCCGCGCCCTCCTCGAAGGGCTGCGCGACGAGGGGCACCAGATCGCCATCGTGACCAGCAAGATCAGGCCCAGCGCGGAGGAACTCCTCAAGCCCGCCGGACTGTACGAGCTGTTCCACGCCGTCGTCTGCCACGGCATGGCCGAGCGCGGCAAGCCGCACCCGGACCTGGCCCTGCTGGCCGCGCGGGAACTGGGCCGCGGCCCGGAGGCCTGCGTGGTGGTCGGGGACGCCGTCGACGACATGCGGATGGCCCGCTCGGCGGGGATGCGCGCGGTCGGCGTCACCTACGGCGTCGCCACCGAGGAGGCGCTGCACGAGGCGGGGGCGCACACCGTCGTCCGCTCCGTCGACGCGCTCACCGCCGTCCTCGGCACGCTGACCGCAGCACCGCCGTCCGCCACACCGCTGCCCGCGCCGCCGCTGTCCGCACCGCCGCCGACCGCGCCGCCGCTGTCCGCACCGCACTAG
- a CDS encoding pseudouridine-5'-phosphate glycosidase has protein sequence MTTSSHLRAPAFDPTLLALSEEVSEALAHGRPVVALESSVLSGFPYPENLELAREMDAGIRAQGAVPARIALLGGKLRVGLDDALLQEFCAYGKVPKVSTRDIGVTLAGGGPGGTTVSSSLLAAELAGIRVFAVAGIGGVHRDAPASYDISTDLVQFTRTRTAVVCAGAKSMLHPQWTLEWLETAGIPVIGYRCDDFPAYLSVSSGVRNPHRLDDLSDVARATWAHWRSGNGTSVLVTHPIAEDDGIPSQEIADALAEATELAAREGITGPAVTPYLLKAIAEATEGRTAAANRSVLKSTTVLAAEFAVHLAKEEQR, from the coding sequence ATGACCACCTCCTCGCACCTTCGTGCGCCGGCGTTCGACCCGACTCTGCTCGCACTCAGCGAGGAGGTGTCAGAAGCCCTGGCCCACGGCAGACCCGTCGTGGCCCTCGAATCCTCCGTCCTGTCCGGCTTCCCGTACCCGGAGAACCTGGAGCTGGCCCGGGAGATGGACGCCGGGATCCGCGCCCAGGGCGCCGTACCGGCCCGGATCGCGCTGCTCGGCGGGAAGCTCCGGGTCGGCCTGGACGACGCGCTCCTCCAGGAGTTCTGCGCGTACGGGAAGGTGCCGAAGGTCTCCACCCGGGACATCGGCGTCACCCTCGCAGGCGGCGGCCCCGGCGGCACCACCGTGTCCTCGTCGCTGCTCGCCGCCGAACTGGCCGGGATCCGGGTCTTCGCGGTCGCCGGCATCGGCGGCGTCCACCGCGACGCCCCCGCCAGCTACGACATCTCCACCGACCTCGTCCAGTTCACCCGTACGCGGACCGCGGTGGTGTGCGCCGGGGCGAAGTCGATGCTGCACCCCCAGTGGACCCTGGAGTGGCTGGAGACCGCGGGCATCCCCGTCATCGGCTACCGCTGCGACGACTTCCCCGCCTACCTGTCGGTCTCCAGCGGGGTGCGCAACCCGCACCGCCTCGACGACCTGTCCGACGTCGCCCGGGCCACCTGGGCCCACTGGCGCTCCGGCAACGGCACCAGCGTCCTCGTCACCCACCCCATCGCCGAGGACGACGGCATCCCCTCGCAGGAGATCGCCGACGCCCTCGCCGAGGCGACCGAGCTCGCCGCCCGCGAGGGGATCACGGGCCCGGCCGTCACCCCGTACCTGCTCAAGGCCATCGCCGAGGCCACCGAGGGCCGGACCGCCGCCGCCAACCGCTCGGTGCTGAAGTCGACCACCGTGCTGGCGGCCGAGTTCGCCGTCCACCTCGCCAAGGAGGAGCAGCGGTGA
- a CDS encoding DsbA family oxidoreductase, with protein MSTETTGTTGTTDAAATDAEAPAKVRVQIWSDYVCPFCMLAEGPLEEAVEGLDVEIEWKPFELRAEPKATLRPEDPYLPEIWKRAVYPMARRLGVDITLPTVSPQPYTRLAFEGWQFAVEHGLGDAYNHRMFRAFFQESLDLGRLDVLVGLAEEIGLDGPAYRKALEDGTYYERHQDALRDAEAHRVQAVPTILVGDTRLEGVPSTAQLRKAVLDERARLAASVTVEGVVCRADGTGCA; from the coding sequence GTGAGCACCGAGACGACCGGGACCACCGGGACCACGGACGCCGCCGCCACGGACGCCGAGGCCCCCGCCAAGGTACGCGTCCAGATCTGGTCCGACTACGTGTGTCCCTTCTGCATGCTGGCCGAGGGCCCGCTGGAGGAGGCCGTCGAGGGGCTCGACGTCGAGATCGAGTGGAAGCCCTTCGAGCTCCGCGCCGAGCCCAAGGCCACCCTCCGCCCGGAGGACCCGTACCTGCCCGAGATCTGGAAGCGCGCCGTCTACCCGATGGCCCGCCGCCTGGGCGTGGACATCACCCTGCCCACCGTCTCGCCGCAGCCCTACACCCGGCTGGCCTTCGAGGGCTGGCAGTTCGCCGTCGAGCACGGCCTCGGCGACGCGTACAACCACCGCATGTTCCGGGCCTTCTTCCAGGAGAGCCTGGACCTCGGCCGGCTCGACGTCCTCGTCGGCCTCGCCGAGGAGATCGGCCTCGACGGCCCCGCGTACCGCAAGGCCCTGGAGGACGGCACGTACTACGAGCGCCACCAGGACGCCCTGCGCGACGCCGAGGCCCACCGCGTCCAGGCCGTCCCGACCATCCTCGTCGGCGACACCCGTCTGGAGGGCGTGCCCAGCACCGCACAGCTGCGCAAGGCCGTCCTGGACGAGCGCGCCAGGCTGGCCGCGTCGGTCACGGTCGAAGGCGTGGTCTGTCGCGCCGACGGCACGGGCTGCGCGTAG
- a CDS encoding nucleoside deaminase, whose protein sequence is MTTAAKDHLTKQVEEAVRISREHVAAGGIPFSGIVVRHDGRVLGTGFNRVREDRDASAHAEVVALRNATKQHGSFAVHGATLIASGEPCALCYQVALYFGVEHVIYAADRRTAAQYGFDYSGSYRIYRADPTEWGIRTTHLPVEGHEVPFQEYLANRGSIHS, encoded by the coding sequence ATGACCACCGCAGCCAAGGACCACCTGACCAAGCAGGTGGAAGAAGCAGTCCGGATCAGCCGCGAACACGTCGCCGCCGGCGGCATCCCCTTCTCGGGCATCGTGGTCCGCCACGACGGCCGCGTCCTGGGAACCGGCTTCAACCGCGTCCGCGAGGACCGCGACGCCTCCGCCCACGCGGAGGTGGTCGCCCTGCGCAACGCCACGAAGCAGCACGGGTCGTTCGCCGTCCACGGGGCGACCCTGATCGCCTCCGGGGAGCCCTGCGCCCTGTGCTACCAGGTCGCCCTGTACTTCGGCGTCGAGCACGTCATCTACGCCGCCGACCGCAGGACCGCGGCCCAGTACGGCTTCGACTACTCCGGCTCGTACCGCATCTACCGCGCCGACCCGACCGAGTGGGGCATCAGGACCACCCACCTCCCGGTCGAGGGACACGAGGTGCCGTTCCAGGAGTACCTGGCCAACCGAGGGAGCATCCACTCGTGA
- a CDS encoding DMT family transporter, whose product MTWVYLGIAIVFEILFALGTNATQGFTKLWPSVLTLLAAAGGIYTLSHALLELDVSVGYTIWTGIGGVGTVVFGAIIFKEKITLARLLSFASIIGGAIILRVTSV is encoded by the coding sequence ATGACCTGGGTCTACCTCGGTATCGCCATCGTCTTCGAGATCCTCTTCGCGCTCGGCACCAACGCCACACAGGGCTTCACCAAGCTGTGGCCCAGCGTGCTGACCCTGCTCGCCGCGGCCGGCGGCATCTACACCCTGTCCCACGCCCTGCTGGAGCTGGACGTGTCGGTCGGCTACACGATCTGGACCGGCATCGGCGGCGTCGGCACGGTGGTCTTCGGCGCCATCATCTTCAAGGAGAAGATCACCCTCGCCCGGCTGCTGTCCTTCGCGTCGATCATCGGCGGCGCCATCATCCTGCGCGTGACCTCCGTCTGA
- a CDS encoding DMT family transporter — MSAEQTQKNQNIGWAWLLFSSLFEITFALSTEATHAFTRLGPSLLTAAAAACGIYTLSQALKYVDVGVGYTVWAGIGGVGTVIFGTLIYDEPMTIWKVLAFVLIIGGGTTLRITDKIAADKKVAEERVAEERAKATV; from the coding sequence GTGTCCGCCGAGCAGACACAGAAGAACCAGAACATCGGCTGGGCCTGGCTGCTGTTCTCGTCGCTCTTCGAGATCACCTTCGCCCTCTCCACCGAGGCCACCCACGCCTTCACCCGCCTCGGCCCCTCGCTCCTCACGGCCGCGGCCGCCGCGTGCGGCATCTACACGCTCTCCCAGGCCCTCAAGTACGTCGACGTCGGCGTCGGCTACACGGTCTGGGCCGGCATCGGCGGCGTCGGCACGGTCATCTTCGGCACCCTGATCTACGACGAGCCGATGACCATCTGGAAGGTCCTCGCCTTCGTCCTGATCATCGGCGGCGGCACCACGCTGCGCATCACGGACAAGATCGCCGCGGACAAGAAGGTCGCCGAGGAGCGCGTCGCGGAAGAGCGCGCCAAGGCCACGGTCTGA
- a CDS encoding MarR family winged helix-turn-helix transcriptional regulator: protein MNNATTASPAPTSDQAVWDRVLTLHARVERELANALQRRHGIGLSEYRALENLSSSPTSELRMQELADKIGLGQSSVTRLVERLKGAGYAFKDLCPSDKRGVYAVITDEGRSRYVAARATYAEVLSGALNSQSADPALAATVASLRSARPV from the coding sequence ATGAACAACGCCACCACCGCGTCTCCCGCCCCCACCTCGGACCAGGCCGTCTGGGACCGCGTCCTCACCCTCCACGCGCGGGTGGAGCGGGAGCTCGCCAACGCGCTCCAGCGCCGGCACGGCATCGGCCTCTCGGAGTACCGGGCGCTGGAGAACCTGTCCTCCTCACCCACCAGCGAGCTGCGCATGCAGGAGCTCGCCGACAAGATCGGGCTGGGGCAGTCTTCGGTCACCCGGCTCGTCGAGCGGCTGAAAGGTGCTGGTTACGCCTTCAAGGACCTCTGTCCCTCGGACAAGCGAGGGGTCTACGCGGTGATCACCGACGAGGGCCGCAGCCGCTATGTGGCCGCCCGCGCCACCTACGCGGAAGTGCTCTCCGGCGCGCTCAACTCGCAGAGCGCCGACCCCGCGCTCGCGGCCACCGTGGCCTCGCTGCGCAGCGCCCGCCCCGTGTAG